The nucleotide window GGGATTAGATTCCTGATAAACACGGTGACGATTGATGCATTCTTAGTACTATTCcatttatttttggtattttttatctTCAACATTAGAATCAATATTCTTTTCAAATGAGCTTTTTTGGATTGAGGGGATGTGTTTACGCTTTTGATTTAGGATTTCATATCACTTTGACTATCCATTGTAAGGGCGTAAATATTATGACGAGGTTACTCATTTATCACACAGATAATCTTCCCAAAATTTGACCTCATAAACTGAGtctttttaggaaaataaatactaatgttatatttatatgtacttcttttcaaataaaattgtAAGGTTGCGCTCTTATCAAATAGTGATAAAACGAAAAGAGATGCATAACTAGCGACTTTGAGCTTGTGATTTTTGTACATACTGGTTCTTGATTCTTGATTTTCTGTCGTTTAATAATTTAGTTATTTAATCATGTATAGTTTAGGACCACAATTTCCTTTATGGTGCTTGATTTGGACTTTATAATTAAGTAGCTCTACTTTGTTCTTTTTGCTTAAGTTATTTCATAAGTTATTGCACGTGTTCCCTATATCAATAagtataaactttttaaaaatcacacaaataaataaataaatatttttgtatCAAACATGTATGAATTATAAAATAAACTTTTGTAAAAAATTACATTTATTaaacataaattatatattttttgtttcagAGAACAATGTAAACTACCTCTACGCCAAATCTATGCTCAGtctgaaaattattattattatcttataAAACAAGAGACAATAAATATTATAGAactatttgaaatatattttaaaaagatgttttgaaaattttttatGATGGTTGAAGGAACAGAAGAAAAGTAGAAAATTGTTATTCTTAGTGGCGTTGTTTTTCTAGAAAAAATGGAAATCGAGTTCAAAAACTTTGATTACTCACATATAAAATCTTTTCTTCACGAAACTGATCAATATGTTCGAATAATCAAATAAAAGGAATTTTGGCACTTAATCCATCGGAAGACTTATGCGAGACATAGGTTCTTCCTTTATTAGTAAGTGAAAAAGAATATTCATCGCTTTCGACTCACACTTTTTTCCTCTAATTTTCAGTTTACAACtcaaagatattatgtgtaatttttTACCCTACGACTAGTATGTAAAAATAGctcgggctagccagttttcggactggtcattcaaaaaatagccagcgtttgtaaagtcattgaaatCTAGTCACTATTTTACtacaacacggaaagttccagcataatatactggaaattggatcacatgtgtatgaacttccagcatattatgttggaccggtatattgTATTGGAAGtttagtatattatactggagtatgctagaactccagtataatatattagagtatactggaactccagtataatattcTAGAGTTCcaatatacttatgctggaacttcaatatattatactgaagtatttttcagattttggacagtattttcattcaaatttatctttacatgaaaaatggctaaatttcgattacttttaaaattgtggctatttttgaatgaccactttcAAATCTCGCTATTTTTTAATTTGCTCAGGAAAATATAGATTCAACAAGAAGAAAAGTGCTATAGTGAAATGTTTGCTCTGTGCGATTTATTCAGCACTGAAGAGGAATTCCCTTAATACATTGGTAACTTAAAGTAATGCGTTGGCGATTTAATTTCAACATTTGTATTTTCAAAAACCCAAGAATTTTCATGTGCTTTGAGCAATTTCATATTAACTTTTCTTTCTGGTTTTATGAAAAAGAGGGAAAATTTTATAAGCAGCTTGCTCAGTCAAAGGTATGAACAAATTTACCACAATTAGTGTTGGTGCTgaacatcatcatcatccacatCTATCTCTATGATCCTCATTTGGAGATGTCCAGCTGATGATTTTTCTCGTCCTTGGAATCAAAATCACCAGCGCGATAAATCTCATTACAGCTCTCTCAAACTAGCTGGCTGCTACCTATCGGCTTTCCTTGTTTCACAACCGTGATATCTAATGAAGTTTATGCCTAGCAACCACCCACAGAAGGGGAAAGAAAGGGGGAAGGGGATGCAGTAGACTTCTCCTTCTTTCTTTCACTGTATAAGTGCTGAGGGAGGAAGAGGATTAGATGtacttagaaaaagaaaaaggaaatgcaATAAAAATAAATACCGAGTTGAAAAACAcccaaaaaagggaaaagaaaagcaGTCCATAACTCCGAAGCCCTTACAAAAGGTCAATTCTGTAAGCGAGTTCAGGAATCTCAATCCACAGCAGAGATCAAAATTTCCAccttaaaaaagaaaatatggacAAGTTCTTCTACAATCAATACCAAAAATGACAACCAAAAAAGACGTCACAAAAGATAACAGGAGCTTGACTTCTAGATTTCCCATTTCTTCAGCTCCATGCCATCTGGAGGGCTTCCTTCGACCTTCTTTGCACCGACTTCTTTCCAGTTTGTAGACAGAACAGTTCCATTAGATTCCACCTGAGAGGCAGCACGTATACGAAATATATTACTTTCcacttgtgtgtgtgtgtagcaAAGAAGATTTGCAATCAgtataccaagtttacaagtcgGTCAAAGGACAACAAACTAAATCTAACATGCATCCCTTTACAGGGACGAGAAATATTGAAATAAGCTACAGACAGCTCACACAGATATTACTTCCGAAACATAAGAAATGGTGCAGAAGGATAAGAAGTGTTACGAGATGTTCTAGCGATGAAGgtatttaaaaagaaaagataaagagaATTGCAGGTGGGTAACTCCTCAAAGAAAATGCAACAGGGATAGCTAAGTACATGCGGTATTCCAAAGCACTCCCCGAAGAAGACTGTGTCCATAAAACCAGAGACAATTATGTTCATCACAGAAACTGTTAATAGGTAGGCGATATATCATTATCCGGTGAAGTCAGTCTCATAAGTATCTCATGTCAGATCCCcataattattgggtttcataTCAATAGAATACTGCACTCATATTAACATCAAAGCATCCCTATATAAAAGTGTATATTAACATCAAGTATATATACAGGCACCGGACTTACAAAGGATTTCATCATGGCTCTTCTGGTGTCCTCATCGGCATCTTTGTAAATGTCTCGGAAAAATTTGTTCAATGCTGCATCTCCATCCAATTTTTCGTCTTTTTCCTGGAATACAAACCAGCATTGAGGGACTTAGAAACTAAACTGCATAGAAGTTTAGAACAGCCACCCTATTGTGGTCTATTAATCAAAGACACCAAACAGACCTCCTTTTTCACTTCAGCCTCTAATTTATCCCAATCCACATGTCTCAATTTCGAGGAAGGATAACTAGGCTGGGGGGCATCTGTAAAATGCAAACTATAGTAAGCTTTGCTTCTGAATAAGTGTAACCAACAAATTTGGTAAGTTCGCTGGTCATTGTAAGCAGTCCAATGGTGAAGAAAACAACTGAAAATTGACAAATACAATGAAGGGGAAAGAGGAACGGCTGATAGCCAGAACAACATATTACACAAGCAAGCAGGTTACCTGATAACACATTAGGCCTCTGCACTACAGCAGCCTCTCTCATATATTCGAGAGATGTCCAGTGTAAGGGTTCAGCTTTTGCAAGGCGGATCTCAATTTTGGTGGACATCACTTCGTATCGGCATTTTGCAGGTGTTATCTGCATATCAAGAGACAAAATTACAAGATCACACAGTAAGCATCTTCTATTACTTAGGCAACAATTTGTCAGAAATTTTAAATGGAGCTCTGTCCAGAAATATCACAGCTATATTTTAAGCTTAGGCTTACCTTCCCAAACAACCTAGGCTGGAAAGAATAAGTTTCGTCACCCGGCACATCAATGCTAACACTAAGCTGTAAAACAACCAAAGAAAGAAGATGAACTTGCTTCGTCAtccaattattttaaataaagatatCCCAACAGGATCAAAAAAGGGTAAAACATACTATTTGTTCACCAAAGTCAACAACAACATTCTTGGCTGGTATTCCCTTGGCAAATATAgtcaccaccacctcctctggctTCTGGTAAAATTCATGCCTGCAGTTACATACATTAGATTATCCTGTGTTTTCCACAAAAGAATACCCGAAAGAGGGGGAAAAACCTGTCCAAAAGCTAATCACAAGATTGCAGTAatcattattttaaaaggacaaggTTGCATTAATcatatatgtttttttaattaagaGTAATCATATATGTTTAAAACATAAAAGCAAATAATATTGTGCAAGTACCATCTCAAACTTATTCCCGCATTTGATAAATAATTTAACCTATCAAAGGAAAGTACAATGCCAGAGTTACTGAACTTAACACTTCACTAACACGGCAAAGGTTTTGACCTAACCTGTATTTTGGTCTGGCAGCAGATCCTTGATAGGACAGGTTGACAGTTGGTTGAGCATCTTTAGGCGCAACAGCAACATTGTCCAAAGACTCAGATGCAAGGGGAGCTACGACATTTCCCGAGGTTTTATCCACCGACTGATTAGGTAGTTCTCCCGCTTCCTCTGAATTTAGCCAGCAAATATCATCAATTAGTTTTACTAAGGATCATGCGACTTCCAAAATCATGCAAACCATTATTATAAGATATGAATGAAGCATTAAGTGTTCCATTAGCATAGCAACATCATTATACACATAAATAACCACAATAATTTCAAGAAAACTGTAGGTTCTATTAGTTTTGAACTATAAACAGCCAAATTTCTCTTATTGTCATAAAACTGCTTGTTAGTGCAAAATATAGCACCAAGTCACCATAGATGCCATGAGTTGGTTAGAATTGACAGGATTTGTGAAATGTGAGAAGAGCCAGCTTCAAAGGCAGTAAATTACCTGCAATGCGTTCATCACATTCTTTGATTAACTTTGTGAACCTTGACTCTGCCGGTGCTAAACTAGCACCAGTTTCCAAAGCTGCTTTTGCAGTTTGGTACTCTTCAAGCTTCATACAGGCCAACCTGGAAAAGCACCAAAAAAggaaattaattcaacaacaccATATCTAATGACACAGCACTGACAGATAACAAGTGCTacttcaaaaaataatattgttaCACTTTGACTTCGTTATTTATCAAAAGTGTAAAAGCTAAGAAAGTATAATAACAATAACATGGTAATGTAGTAACATATTTCGGGGGGAGGGGTGAAATGGTGTGCGGTTGTGGGAAAAACTCTGATGCTGCAGCAGTCttcttggaggatgatgaaaatCAGACATTGaacaaatcaataaatcatgAAATGACGAATCTTGATTTCACCGTCAGCTATCGTAACATCCTAAGAAGTTAGATGAGCTAGAAAAACATGTGGTGAACAGGCATGGAACACCACAAAATTCAATCAGCAAACTTACAACAAAATTATACCATCACCCCATAAGAAACTAAAATAGAAAGGTTATTAACACTCACCCCTTACGCAAATATGCTTTTGACATTGAAGGATCTAACTCAATGGCCTTGTTCGCATCAACAACAGCTTCTGCTCATAGGGAAACATGATTACAGTTACTACCATGCTTAGAAGTTATAACTAATAATTGATAGGCGTCACAATTAACAATATATAGTGAAATAGGATGCTCTATGCACTGATGCAGACATAAAAGAGATGTCTTTCCAGGATGTTACACCAATGAACTTCATGCAAACTTATAAAACATTATAAATCTAACTAGAAACTCCACAGATTAAATTTCAACGACTGCAGATTCCTTAGTTACTGACTAATGGAAATAAATAAGAAGAAAGTTAGGGTTTTGCTTTTATGAATCCTCTATTCATTCGGGTCTATTCCCGTCCATCTCGTTCTGATACTAGATAATTCACTTTTAAGCCAAATTAGGATTCACGAGATTCTCTAAATCTGACACTTATCAATAAACAGACATACAGGTTCTAAAACAAATACCGGATCTAACACAAGTGTACcaacaacaacaccaaaaccTGAATCCTAACTACCAGGCTAAACGAACAATCCACCAGTGCCCACGCACTCAAGTAGAAATAACCTAAAACTTTTACAAATTCAATAAATCGTAGACCGCAATAAAAGCACAGAATAATTCAATCAGCGCCGTTTCTTACTAATTTGTATCCTTTGTCAGTCAATTTACCAGTAAATTAGCcaccaaaaaaagaaagaataacgGATTAATTAGAGAGGAAAATGGATACCAGTGAAGTAGTTGAGTTTGATGTTGGCCTGAGCACGGTCGGCGAAAAGCTCAGCGTTCTTAGGAGTCATGGCGATTGCTTGAGTGTAAAGGTCAACGGCGAGCTCAAAGTGGTCGTCGATGAAAGCTTCTTTAGCCCTAATCTCCAGATCGGACGCCATTGGAAGGAGCACAGAAGAAGTCTCTAGAACAAGAGGGAAAAGAAATTGGGATGGATGGATTGAGACTATAGAGATTCTTTGGCGTATTAAAGCTCCCCAATGTATATAAAGATCAATAATTGGGGTTTGTATTTGTATAATAAGAATAGGAAAAGACTAAGAAAAGGGTTTAACAGGTCAAGTCTTCGCCAACTATTTAAGGAagtatttatttcttttaattttcacgAAAAGAAAAGGAAGTATTTATTTCAATAACAAGTACGTATAAAGTTAAATCGTTTTTACTTCCCTTTAGTTCCATTTTTTTAGGTAATGTGAATAGTaaattatacaacaacaacaacaataacactcTTAATAATATGTCACACTGTGGTTTTTGAGGAGGGTAATGTATATGCAGacattacccctaccttgtgagtaGGGGTAttcgtcggtcggtacggtacggtatttagatatttcgttcggtattcgatttcttaaaatgctataccaataccgtacctaattaaattcggtatggttcgatttttctcctttcggtttcggtttattcgaTTTGGTAATTTCGATTTATTctgtttattcggtttgaataccaactagtgcatagagttatagactgtaatattcttaattaaagtactcaaaagtacaaaactaaaaatgttTGTTGACggaaattttgtccaaaactagcaaCATTCAAGATCCAAATGGAGTGTTGCTACATACTTCTTGATCATCAAATACATCGAGGAGATGCATATCATCTTGCGTTCGAGAAATACGTTGGTTAAGCCCTAGAATCACGGAGAACGATCTagagagaagaatcaagggaaCAAACAAAATTGTACCCGCACCATTTTATCAACAAAATTATGTTTCTTcatatttatattgtggttgcaatttatttttgtatcacAATTAATTTGTTGCAAACACCTCGATGtaaaaaactttattcttttcaacgcaagttacttgtgcttgtaagtagcgtataattTATTCCCCataaaaaactagtcaaaataatttattatacgcaatttatagttttcttcaatttttatgcaattttacttattttaaaatatttactgtaattatattattttatgaaatattaaaaattaaatatctatggcACTTACGCCCCGTAGTTCGGGGCTTACGTCTCGATAAAGCATATATAAGACGTCCCGGTTTACGAACacaccttttaaaacactgctcAATACTCGAGCAAAGTGGTGCACCATCCATTACTCCTATTGTGGAGATTATCGATCCATTTTACTATTAGCTGTTATGTTAGTTTTTATGATTTGATGGACATTGACATCTATGACTAGAATAAAATTACAACAAATAGATTGTAACTTCAACTTATAGTAAGTGAGCTAAACGTTTGAGTAAAAGTTTTTACTTGTAAGTGTTCATAATTGGAGTCCTAATTGAATGCGATTGTATAATTAAATTCTAAGGGTTAAGTCTAATTCAATTAGAGAGAATTTAGTCATTATCTCATAATGAGGTTGATACTTGGAGGTAAAAATTATCAGTTTGAACAAAATTATTCTCAATGTGGTTTCCGAGTTGATGCATCAGGCTCTACAGTCTACACGATGCTATTAAGAATTTTGCTAAGTTGGTTGGTCTAATTAATTCAAATAGACTGTAGTCTATGTATTGGTTGTGTTTGGTACAAAGGAAAATGTTTTAAtagaaaataagtgatttttcctTTGTTTAGTTGGTGAGTGAAAAAAATTTTCTGAAggatattttctagtgtttggttagagagtagaaaatacttttttatgCTACTCTTCTCACCCCCATTCCCCAAGTCACAAcgtttccttttattttattttattgaaataaaagaaaatattttttttaaatcatgaaaaaaaatattcattttgttgaaatgaaaaaaaaatctttttttaaaattatgaaaaaatattttttttgttgaaatgaaagaaaaaaatactcttttttgggttgaaaaagaaagtactctttctacaacaggaaaataaagtactcattttattgaaataaaagaaaacactttttctacatcatgaaaagaaaatactcattttgttgaaataaaaaaaaatactttttacatcatgaaaagaaaatacttttttcttgaaataaaagaaaatatttttttctatgaaaagaaagtaccttttttattgaaatgaaaaaaatatttttttatatcatgtaaaagaaaatactcatttgttgaaatttttaaaaaaatctatctataacatgaagagaaagtattaattttaatatttttatttagggtgaGGGTGGGAGTGGGGGTGGGGGTGAGGGGTGGGAGGGTTGTGGG belongs to Nicotiana tabacum cultivar K326 chromosome 6, ASM71507v2, whole genome shotgun sequence and includes:
- the LOC107786122 gene encoding protein SGT1 homolog — encoded protein: MASDLEIRAKEAFIDDHFELAVDLYTQAIAMTPKNAELFADRAQANIKLNYFTEAVVDANKAIELDPSMSKAYLRKGLACMKLEEYQTAKAALETGASLAPAESRFTKLIKECDERIAEEAGELPNQSVDKTSGNVVAPLASESLDNVAVAPKDAQPTVNLSYQGSAARPKYRHEFYQKPEEVVVTIFAKGIPAKNVVVDFGEQILSVSIDVPGDETYSFQPRLFGKITPAKCRYEVMSTKIEIRLAKAEPLHWTSLEYMREAAVVQRPNVLSDAPQPSYPSSKLRHVDWDKLEAEVKKEEKDEKLDGDAALNKFFRDIYKDADEDTRRAMMKSFVESNGTVLSTNWKEVGAKKVEGSPPDGMELKKWEI